A window of the Fulvia fulva chromosome 11, complete sequence genome harbors these coding sequences:
- a CDS encoding Glutathione S-transferase omega-1 produces MPSSHPDSNLHPVATGSAKSIVDAHQAEQPLKLYSGWFCPFVQRAWTVLEEKKIPYQYIEVNPYDKPKSLLDLNPRGLVPTLQYDNKPLFESTVICEFLEEAYPDHGPHLLPKDPYDRARTRIWTDFCTSRIIPAFHRFLQFQPMSDSEGLSVVREEFLSKWKELTNEMDPTGPFFFGAEPSLIDFVIAPWVVRLWIFDHFKGGSGIPEEGQGGENEDVWGRLRKWMKALEERPSIRDTTSEREFYLPIYQRYADDKAQSELAKATRSVRGVP; encoded by the exons ATGCCCTCCTCACACCCAGACTCAAACCTCCACCCCGTCGCCACTGGATCCGCCAAATCCATCGTCGACGCCCATCAAGCTGAACAACCACTGAAACTCTACTCCGGGTGGTTCTGTCCCTTCGTCCAGCGGGCCTGGACCGTTCTCGAAGAGAAGAAAATCCCATACCAGTACATTGAAGTCAATCCCTACGATAAACCCAAATCCCTACTCGACCTCAACCCTCGCGGTCTCGTCCCGACGTTGCAGTATGATAATAAG CCTCTCTTCGAATCAACCGTAATCTGCGAGTTTCTCGAGGAAGCATATCCAGACCACGGGCCTCATCTTCTCCCCAAAGATCCTTATGATAGAGCGAGGACGCGGATCTGGACAGACTTCTGCACGTCCCGCATCATCCCAGCTTTCCACCGCTTCCTGCAATTCCAGCCTATGAGTGATTCAGAAGGGCTTTCTGTTGTACGGGAGGAATTCCTCTCCAAATGGAAAGAACTCACGAATGAAATGGATCCTACTGGTCCTTTCTTCTTCGGAGCTGAGCCTAGTCTTATTGATTTTGTTATTGCGCCTTGGGTC GTCCGACTCTGGATCTTCGACCACTTCAAGGGCGGTTCCGGGATTCCGGAGGAGGGGCAAGGTGGGGAGAATGAGGATGTTTGGGGACGGTTGAGGAAGTGGATGAAGGCGCTGGAGGAGAGACCGAGCATTCGGGATACGACGAGTGAGAGGGAGTTTTATTTGCCGATTTATCAGCGGTATGCGGATGACAAGGCGCAGAGCGAGTTGGCGAAGGCGACGAGGAGTGTGAGGGGTGTGCCTTGA
- a CDS encoding Transcriptional regulator, translating into MKFGHAYETALANEGFPEEWVENAIEYKHLKKCIKKVHHELESLGLDHHTLHAMSELVAQPKTPKPSTLKDYFSAANPSLTAIQEEFTPQLRILVDSNGTPLDARLAPETKASLEKLAKHEIVVSGRQKHRDDRHGRRPSMTERQLSVASDEVSPERKHPLMPDTPDTRWIQVPLSSAQDFFDMLEPKLGGLESLRDSETHALEDKILDLGDAVENVVAPVKEGFEAHREISYRDLYFWREMFRLYIENPIFYKETEQSRGAITFNEARNNLQEYDQKLRETGLLAKMKTPQAKIAAQRFLDLNLEILKAMHFQEMNAQAMKKILKKFDKRTGLEGKPFVKTLQVKYPEMLTNGKNVAGGFANSIARDMQAEMGTKVLAIVPQLDDWVCPVCYGMAWRPVNLGCCKSVFCIRCIIELQGKNMKKCPMCNTESVMAASGKNIDFETMDFLGTFFPMEVKKRQKENERAQMLRDYGEDFVKPGCTVM; encoded by the coding sequence ATGAAGTTCGGACACGCCTATGAGACGGCATTGGCCAATGAGGGCTTCCCCGAGGAATGGGTGGAGAACGCGATAGAGTACAAGCACCTCAAGAAATGCATCAAGAAGGTCCACCACGAGCTGGAGAGCCTTGGCCTAGACCATCACACCCTCCACGCCATGAGCGAGCTGGTCGCACAGCCAAAGACGCCCAAGCCGAGCACCCTCAAAGACTACTTTTCTGCCGCGAACCCTTCGCTCACGGCCATACAAGAAGAGTTCACACCACAACTACGCATCCTAGTAGATAGTAATGGCACACCACTCGATGCGCGACTCGCGCCAGAGACCAAGGCGTCGCTGGAGAAGCTCGCGAAGCATGAGATAGTCGTCAGCGGCCGCCAGAAACATCGCGATGACCGCCACGGACGACGGCCGTCAATGACCGAGCGACAGCTTTCTGTAGCTTCTGACGAAGTCTCACCGGAGCGCAAGCATCCACTCATGCCGGACACTCCAGACACGAGATGGATACAAGTGCCATTGTCTTCGGCGCAAGACTTCTTCGACATGCTCGAGCCCAAGCTGGGCGGCTTGGAATCGCTACGTGATTCAGAGACCCACGCGCTGGAAGATAAGATCCTGGACTTGGGTGATGCTGTCGAAAACGTGGTAGCGCCGGTCAAGGAAGGCTTCGAAGCACACAGAGAGATCAGCTACCGGGACCTATACTTCTGGCGCGAGATGTTTAGGTTATACATCGAGAATCCCATCTTCTACAAAGAGACGGAGCAAAGCCGTGGCGCAATCACATTCAACGAAGCTAGGAACAATCTGCAAGAGTACGACCAGAAACTGCGCGAGACTGGGCTGCTGGCGAAGATGAAGACACCACAGGCGAAAATTGCTGCTCAGCGCTTTCTAGACCTGAACCTCGAGATTCTCAAAGCAATGCACTTCCAAGAGATGAATGCACAAGCCATGAAGAAGATTCTGAAGAAGTTCGACAAGCGGACCGGGCTCGAGGGCAAACCCTTTGTCAAGACACTACAGGTCAAGTATCCAGAGATGCTCACCAACGGCAAGAACGTCGCTGGTGGCTTCGCGAACTCTATTGCGAGGGACATGCAAGCGGAAATGGGCACCAAAGTCCTCGCAATCGTGCCACAGCTTGACGACTGGGTCTGTCCAGTCTGTTATGGCATGGCGTGGCGCCCAGTCAACCTCGGCTGCTGCAAATCAGTCTTCTGCATCCGCTGCATCATCGAATTGCAAGGCAAGAATATGAAGAAGTGCCCGATGTGCAATACCGAGTCAGTCATGGCCGCAAGCGGCAAGAACATTGACTTCGAAACGATGGACTTCTTGGGTACATTCTTCCCGATGGAAGTGAAGAAGCGACAGAAAGAGAATGAGCGGGCGCAGATGCTGAGAGACTACGGCGAGGACTTCGTCAAGCCTGGATGCACGGTAATGTGA